The following coding sequences are from one Comamonas koreensis window:
- a CDS encoding type IV pilus modification PilV family protein, which yields MRALSSLSLRPRQQQGMTLLEILVALSIMAISLGMIYRATGSNARSVGDLDRYQYAVQLAQSIMDSRDSVYESGWNESGQSNGYQWSVQSAPFKTGVDESPNIPVLHEVHISVHWAEGERARVFELTTLRAQRRPPDPAENVVPPG from the coding sequence ATGAGGGCGCTGTCGTCTCTGTCCCTGCGGCCCCGCCAGCAGCAAGGCATGACCTTGCTGGAGATTTTGGTGGCGCTGTCCATCATGGCAATCTCGCTGGGCATGATCTACCGCGCCACGGGCAGCAATGCGCGCAGCGTCGGCGATCTCGACCGCTACCAGTACGCGGTGCAACTGGCGCAGTCCATTATGGACTCGCGCGACTCGGTCTACGAAAGCGGCTGGAACGAATCGGGCCAGAGCAATGGCTACCAGTGGAGCGTGCAAAGCGCGCCATTCAAGACCGGCGTGGACGAGAGCCCGAACATCCCCGTGTTGCACGAGGTCCACATCAGCGTGCACTGGGCCGAGGGCGAGCGCGCGCGTGTATTTGAGCTCACGACCTTGCGTGCGCAGCGCCGGCCGCCCGACCCGGCCGAGAATGTGGTGCCACCAGGATGA
- a CDS encoding GspH/FimT family pseudopilin, with the protein MQRPAAHQGFTLIELMVVFAIMALVVAMAPVAYDRLKDGVQYRDTVRTMISQLRSARYTAVSQGEPVRFTVDLQTRHYGYAGAEKEIPETVDLRTTVADREFVPNSSASIVFLASGGSTGGSVEILRKNGAGTRLRVDWLSGRVTQEPLFQ; encoded by the coding sequence ATGCAGCGCCCAGCAGCCCATCAAGGCTTTACCTTGATCGAGTTGATGGTGGTGTTCGCCATCATGGCCCTGGTGGTGGCGATGGCGCCGGTCGCCTATGACCGGCTGAAAGACGGGGTGCAGTACCGCGACACCGTGCGCACGATGATCAGTCAGCTGCGCTCGGCCCGGTATACCGCCGTCTCGCAAGGCGAGCCGGTGCGCTTTACCGTGGACCTGCAGACGAGGCACTATGGCTATGCGGGCGCGGAAAAGGAGATTCCCGAGACCGTCGATCTGCGCACCACGGTCGCAGACCGCGAGTTTGTGCCCAACAGCTCGGCCTCGATTGTGTTTCTGGCCTCGGGGGGCTCCACTGGCGGCAGCGTGGAGATTCTGCGCAAAAACGGCGCCGGCACGCGTTTGCGGGTGGACTGGCTCTCGGGCCGCGTCACGCAGGAGCCCTTGTTCCAATGA
- a CDS encoding prepilin-type N-terminal cleavage/methylation domain-containing protein, with amino-acid sequence MSRIPPYFFARRLHGLRRPASGFTLVEMLVAMSLLSLIVLGLAGAMGTMGRTETSIDNRLERMDESRASTDFLRAVLGRISAKRVQGLQQQGMLSATPSAFFFEGAGQSMTWVGVMPARYGVGGRYHFRLAMGSYDGAPAVILSYLPWIDQQTLPDWGGAQTYPLLQHATGLSFQYLDGAIDPPQWGSDWGAVDRLPQAVQVVMSTESMVLAPVVVQLRVMPAGDPRGGGGGASLGGSNG; translated from the coding sequence ATGAGCCGCATTCCCCCGTATTTCTTTGCGCGCCGCTTGCATGGCCTGCGCCGTCCAGCCTCTGGCTTCACGCTGGTGGAGATGCTGGTGGCCATGTCCTTGCTGTCACTGATCGTGCTGGGCTTGGCCGGCGCCATGGGCACCATGGGCCGGACGGAGACCAGCATCGACAACCGGCTCGAGCGCATGGACGAGTCGCGCGCCAGCACCGATTTTTTGCGCGCCGTACTGGGCCGCATCTCCGCCAAACGGGTGCAGGGGCTGCAGCAGCAAGGCATGCTCAGTGCCACGCCCTCGGCGTTTTTCTTTGAAGGCGCAGGCCAGTCGATGACCTGGGTGGGGGTGATGCCGGCACGTTACGGCGTCGGTGGCCGCTACCATTTCCGGCTGGCGATGGGCAGCTACGACGGCGCGCCGGCCGTCATTCTGAGCTACCTGCCCTGGATCGACCAGCAGACCCTGCCCGACTGGGGCGGAGCGCAGACCTATCCGCTGCTGCAGCATGCAACAGGGCTGTCTTTCCAGTACCTGGATGGGGCCATTGACCCGCCGCAATGGGGCAGCGACTGGGGCGCGGTGGACCGGCTGCCGCAGGCGGTGCAGGTGGTGATGTCCACCGAATCCATGGTGCTGGCACCGGTGGTGGTGCAGTTGCGCGTGATGCCCGCGGGGGATCCTCGAGGTGGTGGTGGCGGCGCGAGCCTGGGAGGCTCGAACGGATGA
- a CDS encoding type II secretion system F family protein, whose protein sequence is MADFAWHAINSAGEQVRGTFQAPNAAAVQKHLRAQKLTPVRIVDAVDAAALMPAGAKAAGAKPAAASAIGKAKAPKSQKGPAKAADVLAMTSELSIMLKAGLALDNALRVLIDMAFKDSMRELLTGVLEAVKGGVPLSKALMVHQELFGDFYINMVRSGEASGQMSAVLQRLVEHLERQRALKESVVSATIYPMILVAVAILSLIAMLGFVVPQFEKLFTDMGDALPTPTKIVMTIGQVFRKNGWVVLLGGAAVVYVMRSWLRSPKGRLWWQGVLLRMPILGRLALKYQLTLYSRSLGTLLGNGVPLLTALHIATDTVSNRLIQAELAKIPPIVKEGGKMVQAMNTTTVFEPLAVNLVRVGEETGRLGSMMLELSNILNREVETGIKRALTMIEPVLILVLGIMIASIIVSILMGILSVNDLAA, encoded by the coding sequence ATGGCTGATTTTGCCTGGCACGCGATCAATTCCGCGGGCGAGCAGGTTCGCGGCACTTTCCAAGCGCCCAATGCCGCTGCGGTGCAAAAGCACCTGCGCGCGCAAAAGCTCACGCCGGTGCGCATTGTCGATGCGGTGGACGCTGCCGCGCTGATGCCAGCGGGCGCCAAGGCCGCAGGGGCCAAGCCGGCGGCAGCCAGTGCGATTGGCAAGGCCAAGGCGCCCAAGTCGCAAAAGGGCCCGGCCAAGGCCGCCGATGTGCTGGCGATGACCTCGGAGCTGTCGATCATGCTCAAGGCCGGCCTAGCGCTGGATAACGCGCTGCGCGTGCTGATCGACATGGCCTTCAAGGACAGCATGCGCGAGCTGCTGACCGGCGTGCTCGAAGCAGTCAAGGGCGGGGTGCCGCTGTCCAAGGCGCTGATGGTGCACCAGGAGCTGTTTGGCGATTTCTACATCAACATGGTGCGCTCTGGCGAGGCCAGTGGCCAGATGTCGGCCGTGCTGCAGCGCCTGGTGGAACACCTAGAACGCCAGCGTGCGCTCAAGGAAAGCGTGGTCTCGGCCACCATCTACCCGATGATCCTCGTGGCCGTGGCCATTCTGTCGCTGATCGCGATGCTGGGCTTTGTGGTGCCGCAGTTCGAGAAGCTGTTCACCGACATGGGCGATGCACTGCCCACGCCCACCAAGATCGTGATGACCATCGGCCAGGTGTTCCGCAAGAACGGTTGGGTGGTGTTACTGGGTGGTGCCGCTGTGGTCTATGTGATGCGCAGCTGGCTGCGTTCGCCCAAGGGCCGGTTGTGGTGGCAGGGCGTGTTGCTGCGCATGCCGATTTTGGGGCGCCTGGCGCTCAAGTATCAGCTGACCTTGTATTCGCGCTCGCTGGGCACCTTGCTGGGCAATGGTGTGCCCTTGCTCACCGCACTGCATATCGCGACCGATACGGTCAGCAACCGCCTGATCCAGGCCGAGCTGGCCAAGATACCGCCCATTGTCAAAGAGGGCGGCAAGATGGTGCAGGCGATGAACACGACTACGGTGTTCGAGCCGCTGGCTGTGAACCTGGTGCGCGTCGGTGAAGAGACCGGCCGCCTGGGCTCGATGATGCTGGAGCTGTCGAATATTTTGAACCGTGAGGTGGAAACCGGCATCAAACGCGCCCTGACCATGATCGAGCCAGTGCTGATCCTGGTGCTGGGCATCATGATTGCTTCCATCATTGTGTCTATCTTGATGGGCATTCTGTCCGTCAACGATCTGGCTGCTTAA
- the gspG gene encoding type II secretion system major pseudopilin GspG, protein MKAFFTQKTPRKSRGFTLIELLVVLAILTLLAGLVGPKVLSQLGGAKSKTAGVQIADLQKALDIFKLDTGRYPTTEEGLDALAKQPGNVRGWNGPYLSGGVPNDPWNNPYRYSYNGGRVDILSLGADGQPGGEGEAADVRNAQ, encoded by the coding sequence ATGAAGGCCTTTTTCACCCAAAAGACGCCACGCAAAAGCCGTGGTTTTACGCTGATCGAACTGCTGGTGGTGCTGGCCATCCTGACGCTGCTGGCTGGCCTGGTGGGCCCCAAGGTGCTGAGCCAATTGGGCGGCGCCAAATCCAAGACCGCCGGCGTGCAGATTGCCGACTTGCAAAAGGCGCTGGATATTTTCAAGCTCGATACCGGCCGCTACCCGACCACCGAAGAAGGTCTGGACGCGCTGGCCAAGCAGCCGGGCAATGTGCGCGGCTGGAACGGCCCTTATCTGTCGGGTGGCGTGCCCAATGACCCTTGGAACAACCCCTACCGTTACAGCTACAACGGCGGCCGGGTAGACATCCTGTCGCTGGGCGCTGATGGCCAGCCCGGGGGCGAAGGCGAAGCCGCCGACGTGCGCAACGCCCAGTAA
- a CDS encoding general secretion pathway protein GspK, translating into MQVQRRTATAPSQQGMALIAVLWLVAALSLMVTGVSGVVRQEAKMVGVAKDKVTAQAVGDAAVVMVLQQLSADRTILQETTETSVNYQGAQVAVSVMPLNGLININGASLPLLTALMSVGGGLPESAAQELAVAVLDRRERASLDGRRPERFEAIEDLMQVPGIDYDLYARLAPLITASTTGSGGATVNPLAAPPQVLRVLANGDEGIAARIAASRGSGQTGLDTTGLDANLARPGGAQRRYRITAQVPMADGRIFLVDRSVYFGARTRDGLPWYTFEARQMLQPAS; encoded by the coding sequence TTGCAGGTACAACGCCGCACGGCCACAGCACCCTCCCAGCAGGGGATGGCCTTGATCGCCGTGCTTTGGCTGGTCGCGGCATTGAGCCTGATGGTCACGGGCGTCAGTGGTGTGGTACGCCAGGAAGCCAAGATGGTGGGCGTTGCCAAGGATAAGGTGACCGCGCAGGCCGTGGGCGATGCGGCCGTGGTCATGGTGCTGCAGCAGCTGTCGGCCGACCGCACGATCTTGCAGGAGACCACCGAAACCTCGGTCAACTACCAGGGCGCGCAGGTGGCGGTCAGTGTGATGCCGCTCAATGGCCTGATCAATATCAATGGCGCATCGCTGCCGCTGTTGACGGCCCTGATGAGCGTCGGTGGCGGACTGCCCGAATCTGCAGCCCAGGAACTCGCCGTGGCGGTGCTCGATCGCCGCGAGCGCGCGTCGCTCGATGGCCGCCGCCCTGAGCGTTTTGAGGCGATAGAAGACCTGATGCAGGTGCCCGGAATCGATTACGACCTCTATGCTAGACTCGCGCCCTTGATCACCGCGTCCACCACCGGCTCGGGAGGTGCCACGGTCAATCCGCTGGCAGCGCCTCCCCAGGTGCTGCGGGTGCTGGCCAATGGGGACGAGGGTATTGCCGCCCGCATTGCCGCATCGCGTGGATCCGGCCAGACCGGTCTGGATACGACGGGCCTGGACGCCAACCTGGCGCGACCCGGCGGGGCGCAACGCCGTTACCGGATAACCGCCCAGGTACCGATGGCCGATGGCCGTATTTTTCTCGTAGATCGCAGTGTGTACTTTGGGGCCAGAACGCGCGACGGCCTGCCCTGGTACACGTTTGAGGCGCGCCAGATGCTGCAGCCAGCATCCTGA